The Gloeomargarita sp. SKYB120 genome has a segment encoding these proteins:
- a CDS encoding cysteine desulfurase, whose amino-acid sequence MVYLDYSATTPPHPQVIARVQEAMTHAWGNPSSIHRYGQRAALLMERARLAVAELLGVTPEEVIFTSGGTEANHLAIFGVAQQYDQPQHIITSAVEHPAVSAPLAALARRGWQITTLPVDSTGRVDPQTLESHLQPNTVLVTVIYGQSEVGTLQPIADLAQICRAHGVLFHTDAVQVVGRLPVNVPELGVDLLSLSAHKFYGPQGCGALVVRRGIDLQPWLYGGGQERGLRSGTPPVALLAGLEVAARLAMTEFLPQQSYVSHLRDYLRRRLLELPGLRLTGSWEQRLPHHVSVVWEQGDETHTGQTLVHLLSQRGIAVSSGSACASGKTQPSPVLLAMGYDERLARCGLRFSLSHLTTPSEIDLAVDILAEVLQQLTPTLSCR is encoded by the coding sequence ATGGTGTATTTGGATTACAGCGCCACCACGCCTCCCCATCCCCAGGTGATTGCGCGGGTGCAGGAAGCGATGACCCACGCCTGGGGCAATCCCAGCAGCATTCACCGCTATGGGCAGCGGGCCGCACTGCTCATGGAACGGGCGCGCCTGGCAGTGGCAGAGTTACTTGGCGTCACGCCGGAAGAAGTCATTTTTACCTCAGGGGGGACTGAAGCCAATCACCTGGCCATTTTTGGGGTGGCACAGCAGTACGACCAGCCGCAACACATCATTACTTCGGCAGTGGAACATCCGGCGGTGAGCGCCCCTTTGGCAGCCCTCGCGCGACGGGGATGGCAGATTACGACCTTGCCAGTGGACTCGACAGGGCGGGTTGACCCCCAAACGCTGGAGTCCCACTTGCAGCCCAACACCGTTCTGGTCACGGTGATTTACGGCCAGAGCGAAGTAGGAACCTTGCAGCCGATTGCGGACTTGGCGCAGATTTGTCGTGCGCATGGCGTTTTATTCCATACGGATGCAGTACAGGTCGTGGGGCGGCTACCGGTAAATGTCCCCGAATTGGGCGTAGATTTGTTATCGCTCTCGGCGCACAAGTTTTATGGGCCGCAGGGGTGTGGGGCACTTGTGGTACGCCGAGGCATTGATTTGCAACCCTGGTTATACGGCGGCGGGCAAGAACGGGGTTTACGGTCGGGCACACCACCCGTGGCGCTGCTGGCCGGATTGGAAGTAGCGGCGCGTTTAGCCATGACCGAATTCTTACCCCAGCAGTCTTACGTTTCCCACTTACGGGATTACCTACGGCGCCGGTTGCTCGAATTGCCCGGCCTGCGGTTGACAGGTTCCTGGGAGCAGCGTTTACCGCACCACGTCAGCGTCGTTTGGGAGCAGGGCGATGAAACCCACACTGGTCAAACGTTGGTGCATCTACTCAGTCAGCGGGGCATTGCCGTGAGTTCCGGTTCCGCCTGCGCCAGTGGCAAAACCCAACCGAGTCCGGTGCTCCTAGCGATGGGGTATGACGAACGCTTGGCTCGTTGTGGCCTGCGCTTTAGCCTGAGTCACTTGACCACCCCATCCGAAATTGATTTGGCCGTGGATATTCTCGCTGAAGTCCTCCAGCAATTGACGCCAACCTTATCCTGCCGTTAA
- a CDS encoding DUF2887 domain-containing protein — protein MRTDNLFYKLFQLAPSLAFELLDLPAPPVPYQFQSVELKEFGFRLDGLLLPETDDANLPFIVVEAQMQPDARFYYRLQNELATYLLQYQPVHPWRVLVLYPNRHTEREIPEMMAYLTYWRVQRVYLDELPAQQSLGMELLRLIVAPPEQAIAIGQAIIAQEQERWLEWVVEALVRKFPGQGGRRMMEALGLAPLQQTRFYQEVFQEGAQAGEARGRQAEAVALVLRQLQRKVGSLSPEQTQQIQSLSLEQLEALGEALLDFCSMADLDSWLAQNTV, from the coding sequence GTGCGTACCGATAATCTCTTTTACAAACTGTTCCAACTGGCTCCTAGCCTGGCCTTTGAATTATTGGATTTACCCGCACCGCCAGTTCCTTATCAATTTCAGTCAGTCGAACTGAAAGAGTTTGGGTTTCGATTAGATGGTTTGCTCTTGCCAGAGACCGATGACGCCAATTTGCCTTTTATCGTCGTTGAAGCCCAGATGCAACCTGACGCCAGATTTTACTACCGTTTGCAAAATGAATTGGCCACTTACTTATTGCAATATCAGCCGGTGCATCCGTGGCGAGTGCTAGTGTTGTATCCCAACCGCCATACCGAACGGGAAATTCCAGAAATGATGGCGTATTTAACCTACTGGCGGGTACAGCGCGTTTATCTGGATGAACTCCCTGCCCAGCAATCTCTGGGAATGGAACTCCTGCGCCTGATTGTCGCTCCACCAGAGCAAGCAATCGCCATCGGCCAAGCAATTATCGCCCAGGAGCAGGAGCGGTGGCTAGAATGGGTAGTGGAAGCACTCGTGCGCAAATTTCCGGGTCAGGGGGGCCGCAGAATGATGGAGGCGTTGGGTTTGGCGCCATTGCAACAAACGCGCTTTTACCAAGAAGTCTTTCAAGAGGGAGCGCAAGCGGGTGAAGCCAGAGGTCGCCAGGCGGAAGCTGTTGCTTTGGTACTGCGTCAGCTCCAGCGCAAAGTCGGTTCCCTGTCCCCCGAACAAACCCAGCAGATTCAATCGTTGTCGCTAGAGCAACTGGAAGCGCTCGGGGAGGCGCTGCTGGATTTTTGCAGTATGGCTGACTTGGATAGCTGGCTGGCCCAGAATACTGTCTAG
- the aroB gene encoding 3-dehydroquinate synthase, with product MKTITVALGDCSYPISIGAHALQQAGQWLVDVGLKGKVLVVSNPVIFQHYGQQVLTALHKAGFDAQFCLVPAGERYKTLKTVERIYEYCAQYRLERRSTIIALGGGVIGDMAGFAAATWLRGINFVQIPTTLLAMVDAAIGGKTGVNHRVGKNLIGAFYQPKAVIIDPQVLQTLPPREYRSGMAEVIKYGVIWEPQLFTLLEEQSRLSHYRYLPPETLTQILYFSCQTKATIVSQDERESGLRALLNYGHTIGHAIETVTQYRRYTHGEAVALGMIAAGDIAVQLGWWSETEKQRQKALIAKVKLPTQLAPDVDIEAIKNALNWDKKVEGGTVRFILPKAIGRAEITDQVPAELIHQALIRLKGQ from the coding sequence ATGAAAACGATTACTGTTGCGCTTGGCGACTGCAGCTACCCTATCAGCATTGGTGCTCATGCACTCCAGCAAGCAGGTCAATGGCTTGTGGATGTTGGCTTGAAAGGTAAGGTGCTCGTTGTATCTAATCCGGTCATTTTCCAGCACTATGGACAACAGGTATTGACAGCTTTACATAAGGCTGGTTTTGATGCCCAATTTTGTCTTGTGCCAGCTGGCGAACGCTATAAGACGCTCAAAACAGTGGAACGTATTTACGAATACTGTGCGCAATATCGTTTAGAGCGCCGCTCGACGATTATCGCTTTGGGTGGTGGCGTGATTGGTGATATGGCAGGTTTTGCGGCAGCGACCTGGTTGCGGGGGATAAACTTTGTGCAAATTCCCACAACGTTACTCGCTATGGTAGATGCAGCAATTGGGGGGAAAACTGGTGTGAATCATCGAGTGGGTAAAAATTTAATCGGTGCATTTTATCAACCGAAAGCTGTCATTATTGACCCACAGGTTCTACAAACTCTGCCCCCCCGTGAGTATCGCTCTGGCATGGCGGAAGTGATTAAATATGGCGTGATTTGGGAACCACAACTATTTACACTGCTAGAAGAGCAATCTCGTCTATCCCATTACCGTTACTTGCCACCCGAAACCCTAACCCAAATCTTGTACTTCTCCTGCCAAACCAAAGCCACCATTGTCAGTCAAGATGAGCGAGAAAGTGGGTTGCGGGCGCTACTCAATTACGGTCACACGATTGGCCATGCGATTGAAACAGTTACTCAGTACCGTCGCTATACGCATGGGGAAGCAGTGGCATTAGGCATGATTGCCGCAGGTGATATCGCCGTGCAATTGGGATGGTGGTCGGAGACAGAAAAACAACGTCAGAAAGCCTTAATCGCGAAGGTAAAATTGCCGACACAGTTAGCTCCTGATGTTGACATTGAAGCCATTAAAAATGCCTTGAATTGGGATAAGAAGGTCGAAGGGGGAACCGTGCGATTTATTTTGCCGAAAGCCATTGGCCGCGCAGAAATAACGGACCAAGTTCCAGCAGAGTTGATTCACCAGGCACTGATACGTCTAAAGGGTCAATAA
- a CDS encoding VOC family protein produces MDQPIFHLAFPVGDIPQTKAFYVQGLGCIPGRETPHCLILNFYNHQLVAHVTQDISPQKGIYPRHFGLVFPALDQWQACYDRAKRQGLSFYQDAKVRFPGSPLEHRTFFLIDPFYNLLEFKFYTHPEAIFGCQEYAQVGDRLTAG; encoded by the coding sequence ATGGACCAACCTATTTTTCATCTGGCATTTCCGGTAGGAGATATTCCGCAAACGAAAGCCTTTTATGTGCAGGGGTTGGGCTGTATACCCGGACGGGAAACGCCCCATTGCTTGATTCTCAATTTCTACAACCATCAACTCGTAGCCCATGTGACCCAGGACATTAGCCCCCAAAAAGGAATTTATCCCCGTCATTTTGGCCTGGTGTTTCCGGCGCTTGACCAATGGCAAGCCTGTTACGACCGGGCAAAAAGACAAGGTTTATCTTTTTATCAAGATGCGAAAGTGCGTTTTCCTGGTTCCCCGCTCGAACACCGCACGTTTTTCCTGATAGACCCGTTTTATAACCTGCTGGAGTTCAAGTTTTATACGCACCCTGAAGCCATCTTTGGTTGTCAGGAATATGCCCAAGTCGGCGACCGGTTAACGGCAGGATAA
- a CDS encoding glycosyltransferase: MGLIILLLQAPAVALLLARLLTGLQRSAPLRPAPEIPAYLGQVSVIIPTLNEVQRLGPCLEGIRRQGYSVREILVVDSHSQDGTRELVAAQQAHDPRIQLLSDPPLPAGWVGRPWALDWGWRQSSPHSKWILNLDADTRPQMGLVPALLELAHRENYDLITLSPQFLLKYPGEWWLQPALLMTLIYRFGATGARESYPERVMANGQCCLVKRQVLENMGGYATAKDSFCDDVTFVRQVAAQGYKVGFLDGSKVLQVRMYEGARETWREWGRSLDLKDATSIQQLWGDLWFLTAVQGLPLFIVIASLFLPVHPVHQTLLGLNLSLLLIRWGMLFAIRPVYTGWNSQSWPFWLSPLADPLAVLRIWLSALTRPKHWRGRNY; the protein is encoded by the coding sequence ATGGGGCTAATCATTTTGCTGCTACAAGCGCCGGCAGTGGCCTTGTTACTCGCGCGACTATTGACCGGATTGCAGCGTTCTGCTCCTCTACGACCAGCGCCCGAAATTCCCGCCTATCTAGGGCAAGTCAGTGTGATTATTCCCACGCTAAACGAGGTGCAACGACTCGGGCCATGCCTAGAAGGCATTAGACGCCAGGGCTACAGTGTGCGCGAGATTCTCGTGGTGGACAGCCACTCACAGGACGGTACACGGGAGTTAGTCGCCGCGCAACAGGCCCATGACCCGCGTATCCAGTTGTTATCGGACCCGCCGTTGCCTGCCGGTTGGGTTGGGCGTCCTTGGGCCTTGGATTGGGGATGGCGGCAGAGTTCTCCCCATAGCAAGTGGATTTTGAATCTCGATGCCGATACCCGCCCGCAAATGGGTCTGGTGCCCGCCCTATTGGAATTAGCCCATCGGGAAAACTACGACTTAATCACGCTGTCACCCCAATTTCTACTCAAGTATCCAGGGGAATGGTGGCTGCAACCAGCGTTGTTAATGACCCTGATTTATCGGTTTGGGGCAACCGGCGCTCGAGAATCTTATCCTGAACGGGTCATGGCTAACGGGCAGTGTTGTTTGGTGAAACGACAAGTGCTGGAAAATATGGGGGGTTATGCAACCGCAAAAGACTCTTTTTGTGATGATGTCACCTTTGTCCGGCAGGTAGCAGCACAGGGCTATAAAGTCGGATTTTTGGATGGGTCGAAAGTCTTGCAAGTGCGGATGTATGAAGGAGCTAGAGAAACCTGGCGTGAATGGGGGCGTTCTTTGGATTTGAAAGATGCCACTTCCATTCAACAACTCTGGGGCGACCTTTGGTTTTTAACGGCTGTCCAAGGATTGCCTTTATTTATCGTTATTGCTAGTCTTTTTTTACCTGTTCATCCAGTACATCAAACCCTTTTAGGTCTCAATCTATCTTTATTACTGATTCGCTGGGGAATGTTGTTTGCCATTCGACCTGTATATACAGGCTGGAATTCACAAAGCTGGCCGTTTTGGTTATCCCCGTTAGCCGACCCGCTCGCTGTTTTGCGTATTTGGCTATCTGCTCTGACGCGACCTAAACACTGGCGTGGCAGGAATTATTGA
- a CDS encoding DUF2555 domain-containing protein, translating into MKERIQVDPAIKKLTPADVAALAKRLEEDNYPDAFASLQDWHLLRKIAFQRPELVEPYLHLLDFEAFDEA; encoded by the coding sequence ATGAAAGAAAGAATTCAAGTCGATCCAGCCATCAAAAAACTGACGCCCGCTGACGTGGCAGCCTTGGCGAAACGATTGGAAGAAGATAATTATCCCGATGCCTTTGCTAGCTTGCAGGATTGGCATCTCCTGCGCAAGATTGCCTTCCAACGCCCAGAGCTAGTCGAGCCTTACTTGCACCTGTTGGATTTTGAAGCGTTTGATGAAGCTTGA